Genomic window (Kiritimatiellia bacterium):
TTTTGCGGCGGAACGCATTCCGGCAAGCGCCGCAAGGCCGCCGGGGACCGTTTTCACCTTGAAATTCCAGGCCGTTAATTGTCTGGCGAGCGTTATCCGGCTGGTTTTATTGTCGTCAACCACCAGTATTTTTGTCCCGCCGGAATCCGCGCGCGGACCGGGCGATGCCGTTTTGCGCCGCGCATGCGCAAAAGGAATTATAACCCGGAAAGTTGAACCTTTCCCGCAATCGCTTTCAACGCCGATGGAGCCGCCCATTTGTTCCGCCAACCCCCTGGATATCGCCAGTCCCAGCCCCGTGCCGCCGAACTTGCGCGACAACGAAGAATCTATCTGGGTGAAGGAATGGAAAAGGATGTTTATTTTGTCAGCCGGGATGCCGATGCCGGTATCGCGCACGGAAAAACGCAAAACTGCGCGGCCGTTTTTTTCTTCCGCCAACGCCACGTTCAAAACGACTTCGCCCCTGGATGTGAATTTCAGGGCGTTGCCGGCCAGGTTTAAAAGAATCTGGCGCAGACGGTTCAGATCGCCGTTCAGATGGACCGGCACATCGGGCTCCACAAAACCGATCAACTCAAGCCCCTTCCTGGCGGCGTTGATTGCCAGCGCTCCGGTGATGTCTTCCGTCAGGTCCCTGAGATTGAAATCAATATTGTCCAGCTCCAGCTTGCCGGCCTCAATTTTTGAAAAATCAAGGGTGGCATTGATGATGTTGAGGAGATTCTCCGCGCTGGCATTGATGATTTGCGCGTATTCCATTTGTTCCCCGGACAGCCTGGTTTCAAGCAAAAGCTCGCCGACCCCGATGATGCCATTCAACGGCGTGCGGATTTCGTGGCTGATATTGCGGACGAATCGGCTCTTGGCGGCGCTGGCGGCCTGCGCCTCAAGCGCGAATCTGCGGTCGGTGATATCCCGGAAAAAACCAGCAAGATACGCCTTGCCGGCGATGGTTACCACCGAAGCGTTAATGTCGGCATAAAAAACGCTCCCGTCTTTCCGTTTCGCCGGCATGTCTTTGGCCAGGGATGTTATGCCCTTCAGTTGTTTTTCAAACCGGTCCAGAACATACGGGATATCTTTTTCAGGATGGATGTCCGTGACCCCTATTTTTTTAAATTCCGCCGGGCTGTAACCGAGCATCCGGCAGGCCGCTGCGTTGGCCAGATGGAATTTTCTGTTTTCCACATCGGCCAGCAATATTCCATCCGTTCCGCCGTTGAAAATAACCCTGAATTTTTCCTCGGATGCCCTCAATTCATCTTCGGCCCGCTTGCGGGCGGTTATGTCATGAAAGATGCCGACGATGCCGGTGATGCGTCCGCGCTCATCCCTGATGGGCGCTTTGACTATCTGGACCACAATTGTTTTTCCGTCCTGGATATATTTTTCTTCATATTCCAGGGGTTTCCCCGACGACAGGATACGTTTGTCATCGGCCCTGTATTTTGCGGCCAGGTCTTCGGGATAAAAATCATAATCCGTCTTTCCGGCGATTTCATCCGATTTAAGCTTCAAATCCCTTGCGTAATTATTATTGCAGGAAAGATAGACGGATTTCCTGTCTTTAAAAAAGATTTTTTGAGGCAGGTTTTCAAGCAGCGTCTTGTATTTCATCATGTCTTCACGCCCCCCCCCCCCCCCGCTTGCGGGCGTCCGACTTCTTGTTAAA
Coding sequences:
- a CDS encoding response regulator produces the protein MMKYKTLLENLPQKIFFKDRKSVYLSCNNNYARDLKLKSDEIAGKTDYDFYPEDLAAKYRADDKRILSSGKPLEYEEKYIQDGKTIVVQIVKAPIRDERGRITGIVGIFHDITARKRAEDELRASEEKFRVIFNGGTDGILLADVENRKFHLANAAACRMLGYSPAEFKKIGVTDIHPEKDIPYVLDRFEKQLKGITSLAKDMPAKRKDGSVFYADINASVVTIAGKAYLAGFFRDITDRRFALEAQAASAAKSRFVRNISHEIRTPLNGIIGVGELLLETRLSGEQMEYAQIINASAENLLNIINATLDFSKIEAGKLELDNIDFNLRDLTEDITGALAINAARKGLELIGFVEPDVPVHLNGDLNRLRQILLNLAGNALKFTSRGEVVLNVALAEEKNGRAVLRFSVRDTGIGIPADKINILFHSFTQIDSSLSRKFGGTGLGLAISRGLAEQMGGSIGVESDCGKGSTFRVIIPFAHARRKTASPGPRADSGGTKILVVDDNKTSRITLARQLTAWNFKVKTVPGGLAALAGMRSAAKRGRPFRAVIIDQRMPGMDGITFGQTIKADAALKNTILLLMNSRWPPPETCVQDERVFAAVLLKPIRQTALYYNLFAAIKGKKISGRTGNWPARRRTRERYCSGRRMRILVAEDNPASQQVVLSILNKMGHSANAVSNGLEAIKALEMMPYDLVLMDVQMPEMDGLEATAVIRDPASQVRDHDIPVLALTAHAMDNDRKKCLAAGMTGYIVKPVGMESLNHAIAGISRPGSVAARRNETGPGNAPEAVFDCKAFSGRISGTNAPVRKIINLFLAETRAQIRRLEEAVKKRRQPDAARLAHVIKGGAATFGGNQLRSLAHQIGLACQTAKWRAAAEIVPGLKEQFADLEKAMRAYLKTLRPEKPARVPPRRGRRKPGGKKKPWHLP